One Rhinolophus ferrumequinum isolate MPI-CBG mRhiFer1 chromosome X, mRhiFer1_v1.p, whole genome shotgun sequence genomic window, ACAGGGACCAGGAGACTATGCAGGGGGAATGGGCATACTGTCTTTTAGTAGCTGTGCTGGCTGGCATGAATGCAAACTGGTACAATAGTTATGAAGGGGCCATTCGGCAACACACAGGGAAAGTCTTTAAGGTGTGTCCATATGTGGACCCTGCAAGTCCACAGTTTGGATGACCATCTGCTATGCTAGCGAAGATTTGGCTGGACAGGGAAGGGTTCACTCATCAGAGCACGCGGTGTTGGGCTTAGACATAGGGAACGACCTAGGCACCACCTGAATGTCCCACAAGGCGGGAATGGTTACAGAAATGTTAAGGTCCATGGAGACACTCTGCAGGCACTGAAGATGACGTTGGGGGAGCCTGTTGAATAACACGGAAAGAAGTTCAGTGgattggtttttgtttggttttagtttCTGAAAAAGCAGGTTAAgaaaccccacatacatgaaCCATTCTGTTAAAaggggaggtggggctggggccggggtgggggctgaggaagggagggagagggagggagagaagagagcctGGAAAAACAGCACACCAAAAGGTAAAAGTGGTTCTCTCTCTGGGTAGCAGGATCATGGGGAGCAATTACTCTGTTGGTTGTTTCCCCTCATCtgatttccttctcctttctgatGTGTCTACCATGAAATTGTATCACCTGTGCAgtaaacaaagagagaaagaaagtgctTTTTTAAACCAAACCGCAAGGAGAAGAGGCAACCTCTAATTTATCAAGTGGTACAGATGAGCAAGATTATTCACAACGCCCttggtgggtgtgtggggggggggaggaggaaaggggggaggggagaagggcaggggagaggggagaggagagacagaggggaGAGGGACACGGGAGcggggcagggcagagggagcggggagaggggagaggggggagggcggggaggggggcagggcagaaggataggggagggggagggagaagagggggcagggcagaggggagagagatggggagggaggggagaagggcaggggagagggaggggagagaggagacagaggggagagggcgggggagagaggagacagagggggGAGGGTAGGGGAACAGAGggcaagagagagacagagacagagaccgAGAGAGAGACCTGCACTCCCAATACAATACACTGCTGGTTGGGTTAGGGGGGCAAAAAGAGGGGCTTGTAAACCGGGTGGGAGCCAAGGTTTGGCTCTGCTGGCTGGCTCGCTCCTGGGCCGTCTTCATCGCAAGGTGGCCCCGTCGTCGGTGTCTTCCTGGAAATTCTTGACGTCAGCACTGGTGGACTGCCTGGCCCAGGCCCCCCTCTCGGCCTCTCGTTCTTTGTGCGACTTGAACCTGCCGACGAAAATTTTGCGGTAGTTCAGGAACATGCCGTTCATGGCATCGATGGCGCGCTCGGCGGACTCCTGTTTCTGGAAGTGCACGAAACCGTAGCCCTTGGGCCCCTTTTCGTCGCAGGCCACTTTGCAGGAGAGAATGTTGCCGAACGCCGAGAAGATGTTGTACAGCGCCTTGTTGTCGATGGTCTTGCCCAGGTTCTTGATGAAGACATTGCCCACCCCGCTCTTGCGCAGCGACGGGTCCCGCTGGGACCACATAATGCGCACCGGCCTGCCCTTGATGACATCGAAGTTCAGGGTCTCCAGGGCCCGCTTGGCGTCCAGCGGCTGCTGGTAGTTGACGTACGCGTAGCCCAAGGAGCGGCGGGTGATCTTGTCCCTGCAGATGCGGATGGACAGAATGGGCCCCGCCGGGCTGAACTTCTCGTACAGCATCGCCTCTGTCACCTCCGGGTGCAGGTCCCCCACGTACAGCGAGGCCATGGGAAAGTCTGGGCTCCCGTCGGAACCGCCGCCCGTGTCCGCGTCCGCGTCCGCCTCCGCGTCCGCGTCCGCACCCGCACCCGCACCCGCACCCGCATCCGCGGTGGCCGCCGCCACGGCCGCTGCCACCTCCACCTCCGCGTCCGCGTCCGCGTCCGCGTCCGCACCGTCGTCCTCCTCCGAGGGGGGCGCCGCAGCCTCTGCCGCTCCGGCCGCGGCGGGCTGGGCCGCGCTGGCCTCTGCCCCCGCCACGGCCGCTGCCGCCAGGGTGGCCTCCGCCACTGCGTCGTCTACCGCGGCCTCGGCCTCCACCTCAGTCTCCACCTCCGCTTCCGCCTCCGCCACGGAGGCCTCCGCCACCGCCTCGGCCACGGTCGCCGCCGcagcctccgccgccgccgccgcagccgccgccgccgcagccgctGTCGCCGCTGTCGCCACGGTCGCCGGTGCCGCCGGGCCGCTGCCGCGACCTCCCTTCCTGCAAGCTGAGGGGCCGACAGGCGGGAGAGGGCAGCAGGCCGGGTGGGCGCCGGAACCCCGGCCGGGGGCGCGAGCGGGCGCTGGGGCGGGGGGCCCGAGGCCAGGCGATCTGGCGAGTCCCAGTCACCTGGGATGACGAGCGAGGCCAGGAGCGCGCCTGTGCGAGTCGCCGcagcccgccgccgccgccgccgccgccgccgctcagTCGTGGGCTAGCGTGCGGGGCGCGGGCGGCgtgtggtggggggcagggggtgttgGCGTCTGTGGTCCGGGCAGCTGGGAAGGCTTCTGTCTCTTTGGTTCCCCCTGTGGCTGCTGCGGGGCTGCGGGGCCGTGGGCGGTGGGAGGGGGCGGGAGCGGGAGGCTGGGGTGGGCGCGGGCGGGGCGTGGGCGGGGGTGTTGGGGACTGGAGTGTGAGTC contains:
- the PABPC1L2A gene encoding polyadenylate-binding protein 1-like 2, with translation MASLYVGDLHPEVTEAMLYEKFSPAGPILSIRICRDKITRRSLGYAYVNYQQPLDAKRALETLNFDVIKGRPVRIMWSQRDPSLRKSGVGNVFIKNLGKTIDNKALYNIFSAFGNILSCKVACDEKGPKGYGFVHFQKQESAERAIDAMNGMFLNYRKIFVGRFKSHKEREAERGAWARQSTSADVKNFQEDTDDGATLR